A genomic region of Alicyclobacillus sp. SO9 contains the following coding sequences:
- a CDS encoding bifunctional diguanylate cyclase/phosphodiesterase codes for MVVTHGEFSNGKPPKDKKGNEDTKLHKSLHIEKNDETVDNLTLGDDRSRVFDAASNLLNKDSRVFDAGSQLLDEDSVFDNELYQSMFRLANEAIFVFPIGDDGRPGAYVRVNPAACELLGYTEHELLQLSPVDITPTSRHSGIPDLLARIYADEKLRFEGAYIRKTGETVPLEFSATKLNVHGKTLVVSFARNITQEKTALAKLQESEQLYRTLVETSPLLITVLVNGRIVFVNQTGAQIIGGSKPEQLVGRSMWDFIAQEEHDRLRPRLRALSSSRRINPPVETKLVNLDGQIIHVESRTSLIQYGNRPAILAVIQDITERRQSQQLIWNMAYRDQLTNLYNRRAFVEQLQEALQSNGLTESASPSEELALFFLDIDRFKVVNDTFGHAAGDELLSQVADRLRELTPSSAFVARLGGDEFTILLRQPRDGMEQLSRDIITGLNTKPFCVHGQEILVTASLGATQFSFSDEIDADLLRQADVAMYEAKRQGGNNVSWYKSQNTIELPMRRLKLEGSMYRALHRGEFSLVYQPKVNTRTGSIAGLEVLLRWTSPEFGEVSPDEFIPIAEENGLIVPLGHWVIRSVCTQLEEWNTKGISVVPVAVNLSPRQFRSEDFFSVVRETLNNCHLQGTVLEFEITERSLMDNTRSTSTRMRQLRNLGVSFSIDDFGVGYSSLAYLKRFPIDVLKIDQSFVKDLDTDATNRQIVMAMIQLAHNLGLQVIAEGVEYESQRVFFQSHHCDMIQGYLISQPKTPQEIEALL; via the coding sequence GTGGTCGTGACGCACGGCGAGTTTAGTAACGGTAAGCCTCCCAAAGACAAGAAGGGTAATGAGGACACCAAATTACATAAATCTTTGCACATTGAGAAAAATGACGAAACCGTAGACAATCTCACACTTGGAGACGACAGATCAAGAGTGTTTGACGCAGCGTCAAACTTGCTCAATAAGGACTCAAGGGTGTTTGACGCAGGCTCTCAACTGCTGGATGAGGACTCCGTGTTTGACAACGAATTGTATCAATCGATGTTTAGACTTGCCAATGAAGCCATTTTTGTTTTTCCTATAGGGGACGATGGTCGTCCTGGTGCTTATGTACGGGTAAATCCGGCCGCGTGTGAACTGCTCGGATACACGGAACATGAGTTGTTGCAATTGAGTCCTGTCGATATCACCCCCACGAGCCGGCACAGCGGGATTCCTGATTTATTAGCCCGTATCTATGCTGATGAGAAATTGAGGTTCGAAGGTGCCTATATTAGGAAGACCGGAGAGACGGTACCACTGGAGTTTAGTGCAACAAAACTGAATGTTCATGGAAAGACTCTTGTTGTGTCCTTTGCGAGGAATATTACCCAAGAGAAGACGGCTTTGGCAAAGCTGCAAGAGAGTGAACAACTATACAGAACGTTGGTTGAAACCTCTCCATTATTGATTACCGTCCTCGTTAATGGACGGATTGTATTTGTCAATCAGACGGGTGCGCAAATCATTGGCGGAAGCAAACCGGAACAATTGGTGGGCAGGTCAATGTGGGATTTTATTGCGCAAGAGGAACATGACCGTCTGCGCCCTCGTCTTCGTGCATTGTCTTCAAGCAGGCGTATTAATCCGCCGGTAGAGACGAAACTCGTAAATTTGGATGGGCAAATTATACACGTTGAGTCACGTACAAGCTTGATTCAGTATGGAAATCGACCGGCTATTCTTGCGGTTATTCAGGACATCACTGAGCGCAGGCAATCGCAGCAGTTAATTTGGAATATGGCCTATCGCGATCAGCTTACAAATCTGTATAATCGCCGCGCCTTCGTGGAACAACTGCAAGAAGCTTTGCAGTCGAACGGTCTGACGGAATCGGCCTCTCCCTCAGAAGAACTAGCGCTATTTTTCCTCGACATCGACAGGTTCAAAGTTGTGAATGATACATTTGGTCACGCAGCAGGGGATGAACTTTTAAGTCAGGTTGCTGACAGGTTGCGTGAGTTGACGCCGTCATCAGCGTTTGTAGCACGTCTTGGCGGGGACGAATTCACCATTCTGCTTAGGCAGCCAAGAGATGGGATGGAACAGTTATCGCGGGACATCATTACTGGGCTGAATACCAAGCCGTTTTGTGTTCATGGTCAGGAAATTCTGGTCACAGCCAGTCTAGGTGCGACCCAGTTCTCATTTTCGGACGAAATTGATGCGGATTTGCTGAGACAGGCCGATGTAGCAATGTATGAGGCAAAGAGGCAGGGTGGCAACAATGTGAGTTGGTATAAATCCCAAAATACAATTGAACTGCCCATGCGGCGTTTGAAACTGGAAGGCAGCATGTATCGAGCACTCCACCGCGGTGAATTTTCACTGGTCTATCAGCCAAAGGTAAATACAAGGACAGGCAGCATCGCAGGGCTGGAAGTACTGCTGCGATGGACGAGTCCCGAATTTGGAGAAGTGTCTCCAGATGAATTCATACCCATTGCTGAGGAGAACGGACTCATTGTTCCGCTTGGCCACTGGGTCATCAGAAGCGTCTGTACACAACTGGAGGAGTGGAATACCAAGGGGATAAGTGTGGTTCCGGTTGCGGTAAATCTCTCTCCAAGGCAATTTCGGTCTGAAGACTTTTTTTCCGTGGTACGGGAAACACTAAATAACTGCCATCTCCAAGGGACGGTTCTTGAGTTTGAAATCACTGAGCGAAGCCTGATGGACAATACACGGAGTACATCCACCCGAATGCGCCAACTGCGCAATTTAGGGGTCAGCTTCTCTATCGACGACTTCGGCGTTGGCTATTCCTCTCTCGCCTATCTAAAGCGGTTTCCCATTGATGTGTTGAAAATTGATCAGTCGTTCGTCAAAGACTTGGACACTGACGCCACAAACCGACAAATCGTCATGGCCATGATTCAACTGGCTCACAACCTAGGTCTGCAGGTGATTGCAGAAGGCGTCGAGTATGAAAGTCAGCGGGTATTTTTTCAATCTCATCATTGTGACATGATTCAGGGATATTTGATTTCGCAGCCAAAAACCCCTCAGGAAATTGAAGCTCTGCTGTGA
- a CDS encoding LCP family protein: MIFKRSRSHAKRQDGIKRWKWRSFFKYSALAFAVLVGGGLGFGTYQYQQLSAATHFSNLSVVGEPLAGNSVANGTANTSTNDTASNPVPTVNLPGTFNMLLIGSDARPGDKISHSDTMVLVHVDLNHHVYNMISLPRDSRTYFPGYGYTKLTTIQFMDEDKYGVNKGIEQTVKTVSEVTGVPINFYAETSFWGLQDMVNALGGINIDLPFTIKLTHPWHKQMKGDVFQKGEHFLTGAQTIEVVRERDSVPGGDYGRQQIQERALIGIAKEVLKPQNIPHLPALAKALPKYLISTNLSTEDLLSLGLNVKADFHPDEQIHYFQIPSTTKYIRDDVLKAPNDELILNQKTLKQVIHKYFLSANDVPPRQKSPGPNTISSPRSEIGRAGGMTAGNTAGSPGSAGSTANIFQGDDPGNEIVNPGSNPADFGPLGAPAPGGGVKPSR; this comes from the coding sequence TTGATATTTAAACGAAGTCGCAGTCATGCTAAGAGGCAAGATGGGATAAAGCGGTGGAAATGGAGAAGCTTTTTTAAGTACAGTGCCTTGGCCTTTGCAGTTCTTGTCGGAGGAGGGCTGGGCTTTGGTACTTATCAGTATCAGCAGTTGAGTGCCGCCACACATTTTAGTAACCTGTCGGTTGTCGGCGAGCCCTTGGCCGGGAACAGCGTTGCCAACGGCACAGCAAACACCTCTACAAATGATACCGCGTCGAATCCCGTTCCGACGGTGAACCTTCCGGGAACATTTAACATGCTTCTGATTGGGTCGGATGCAAGACCCGGCGACAAAATCAGCCACTCCGATACCATGGTGTTGGTTCATGTCGATTTAAATCACCACGTGTACAACATGATTAGTTTACCGCGAGATTCACGGACATATTTTCCAGGTTACGGATATACGAAACTCACGACAATCCAGTTCATGGATGAAGACAAATATGGTGTAAACAAGGGGATTGAGCAGACCGTCAAAACCGTATCTGAAGTGACCGGCGTCCCCATTAACTTCTATGCGGAGACCAGTTTCTGGGGTTTGCAGGATATGGTGAATGCGCTGGGAGGTATTAATATTGACTTGCCCTTCACCATCAAACTCACCCATCCATGGCACAAACAAATGAAAGGTGATGTGTTTCAAAAGGGTGAGCACTTCCTTACCGGTGCACAGACAATCGAAGTTGTTCGGGAACGAGACAGTGTACCAGGAGGGGACTATGGGAGACAACAAATCCAGGAACGAGCCTTAATCGGCATTGCGAAGGAAGTGCTTAAACCCCAGAACATACCGCACCTTCCGGCTCTAGCCAAAGCGCTGCCGAAATACTTGATTTCTACGAATCTTTCCACTGAAGATTTGCTTTCGCTTGGATTAAATGTAAAGGCTGATTTTCACCCCGATGAACAAATTCACTACTTTCAGATTCCCAGCACCACAAAATACATCCGCGATGACGTGCTGAAAGCACCGAACGATGAGTTGATTCTAAACCAAAAAACGCTAAAGCAAGTCATACACAAGTACTTCCTCAGTGCGAACGACGTGCCGCCCCGTCAGAAGTCTCCTGGTCCAAACACCATCAGCAGCCCTCGCAGTGAGATTGGCAGGGCAGGAGGCATGACGGCTGGGAACACTGCAGGCTCACCTGGCAGTGCGGGCAGTACAGCTAACATCTTCCAAGGTGATGACCCGGGAAATGAGATTGTAAATCCTGGGTCAAACCCCGCTGATTTCGGACCTCTGGGGGCACCTGCACCAGGTGGAGGTGTGAAGCCTTCACGGTGA
- a CDS encoding MFS transporter: MGIPQRGRFSKLQVKFLVILGFAAALRELSMTMLNPFINIYGETLKWSTPLLCGIALGIYGLTNAVFQLPYGRWSDFSGRKPVILTGLAQLAAGLVLAFFANDIFTLILARALQGSGALMAIAYSWIGDGIEDDSQKSKAMGIVGVMVAVGAVAAFIAGPLLYRIISVKDMFLGCAILIFAAIVLILLFVPETKSDKETLSPAAASPITKILMNRQVQLLSLSGFSINYLNAELFLVVPPRLNQDIGAANMWIVFLPAILLGMVAMRITTTLADRGYYVQVSSAAFTAALFGWILLAVNGLVFTILGTTLSLAGFMCLTAGIPSEINKLMSKDKRGTANGVMQTFAFVGFFLGPTIAGLLIGYQMERALFGLSLLIAAIGVMSSFLISVYRQA, encoded by the coding sequence ATGGGTATACCTCAAAGAGGGAGATTTTCGAAGCTACAGGTCAAATTTCTTGTAATCTTGGGCTTCGCAGCTGCACTGCGTGAACTGTCGATGACGATGTTAAATCCCTTTATCAATATTTACGGGGAAACCTTAAAGTGGAGTACACCACTTTTATGCGGCATAGCACTTGGGATCTACGGCCTCACAAATGCTGTTTTTCAGTTGCCCTACGGTAGATGGAGTGATTTTTCTGGAAGAAAGCCAGTCATTTTAACGGGGCTTGCACAACTCGCGGCTGGACTCGTTCTTGCTTTTTTTGCAAATGATATCTTCACGCTCATTCTTGCCCGAGCTCTACAAGGAAGCGGTGCATTAATGGCGATTGCCTACTCGTGGATTGGCGACGGAATTGAAGACGACAGTCAAAAGAGCAAAGCAATGGGGATTGTAGGAGTTATGGTCGCCGTAGGCGCTGTCGCCGCGTTCATCGCGGGTCCTCTGCTGTATCGAATTATATCGGTAAAGGATATGTTTTTGGGATGCGCTATACTCATCTTTGCCGCCATTGTATTGATTCTTCTATTTGTCCCAGAAACCAAATCTGACAAAGAGACGCTCTCGCCAGCAGCGGCTTCACCAATAACAAAAATACTAATGAATAGGCAGGTGCAATTGCTGTCTCTCTCAGGATTTTCAATCAATTATTTAAACGCGGAGTTGTTTCTGGTTGTACCCCCGAGATTAAACCAGGATATTGGCGCTGCGAATATGTGGATTGTATTTTTACCCGCAATACTCCTTGGCATGGTTGCGATGAGAATCACGACAACCCTTGCTGATAGAGGCTACTACGTACAGGTGTCATCTGCCGCATTTACAGCCGCGCTGTTCGGATGGATTCTGCTTGCAGTAAATGGGCTTGTCTTCACTATTTTGGGGACGACTTTGAGTCTCGCCGGATTTATGTGCCTGACCGCAGGAATTCCCTCAGAAATCAACAAACTGATGTCTAAGGACAAACGCGGTACTGCGAACGGTGTAATGCAAACCTTCGCTTTTGTTGGATTCTTCCTTGGTCCAACCATAGCCGGCTTGCTGATTGGATATCAGATGGAGCGTGCTCTCTTCGGACTTTCTCTGTTAATAGCGGCGATTGGTGTCATGAGTTCCTTCTTGATATCGGTTTATCGACAGGCGTAA
- a CDS encoding helix-turn-helix transcriptional regulator translates to MSEPKVSVFYSSVVELISIANVLADPKHHVSVQDELSDVIEKLSSNSRLFLQKMAQMPFQGLEFFEIVLDCRIFNDVSQFTQVVCDFDNRRFIHVLTGGELENSEIVRLMEDRQALSELLHNFPWVYRGGHEAFESVLYDTQKFKEDFAGLITELYQVYFAEMYQNLKSDYEASLEVLRNSLAKNSPRELAEKIMNRSIRTEGTIEEYLFAPSHYINPHYVMAYNESSRLLLYDMRRESRDTAITRQKLSASLKVLSDETRLEILRLLILQPTYGKILADRLNLTTATISHHLEVLSSAHLVTESKDKNTKYFSVSEDNLEKIIADLKGYLYNK, encoded by the coding sequence GTGTCAGAACCTAAAGTTTCCGTGTTTTACTCCAGTGTTGTGGAGTTAATTTCGATTGCAAATGTTTTAGCCGACCCAAAACATCATGTCTCTGTACAGGATGAGCTGTCGGATGTGATCGAAAAACTGAGTTCGAACAGCCGCTTGTTTCTGCAAAAAATGGCGCAGATGCCGTTTCAGGGGCTGGAATTTTTCGAGATTGTCCTGGACTGCCGTATTTTTAATGATGTATCTCAGTTTACACAGGTGGTTTGCGACTTTGATAATAGAAGATTCATTCATGTTTTAACTGGAGGAGAGTTAGAGAACAGTGAAATTGTTCGACTCATGGAGGACAGACAAGCACTGAGTGAGCTGCTGCATAATTTTCCATGGGTATACCGCGGCGGACATGAGGCATTTGAGAGCGTTCTGTATGACACCCAAAAATTTAAAGAGGACTTTGCAGGACTGATTACAGAACTTTACCAGGTGTATTTTGCTGAAATGTATCAGAATTTAAAATCGGATTATGAGGCTTCACTGGAGGTCCTGAGAAATAGTTTGGCCAAAAACTCACCTCGTGAATTAGCTGAGAAAATTATGAATCGCAGTATCAGAACGGAAGGCACAATCGAGGAATATCTGTTTGCTCCGTCTCACTATATCAACCCACATTATGTAATGGCCTACAATGAGTCTTCTCGGTTGCTCTTGTACGACATGCGACGAGAAAGCCGGGACACTGCTATAACCCGACAGAAACTCTCCGCTTCTTTAAAGGTTTTAAGCGATGAGACGCGGCTCGAAATCCTCAGGCTTTTAATCCTTCAGCCTACATATGGGAAAATTCTTGCCGATCGGCTGAACCTCACAACAGCTACCATTTCGCATCATTTGGAAGTCCTCAGTTCTGCACATTTAGTTACTGAGAGTAAAGACAAGAACACGAAGTACTTCAGCGTCAGTGAAGACAATCTTGAGAAAATCATAGCGGACTTGAAGGGCTATTTATACAACAAATAG
- a CDS encoding DUF3501 family protein has product MAHTIVRDDLQSLQEYGNQRQQYIRDMIEKKNQRRVRLAPDVSLLFENKDTVLYQIQELIFGEDLENESEIAEYIDIYSPMLPGDNELSGTLFIEMDNQEKLEEMLARLKGIENHLYMQIGNERIQAVFEEEHDDREFTTSVHYLKFPLTPSAAKAMTSDTGVVVKLVLDHPELQADMKLDPATIASLGKDLQA; this is encoded by the coding sequence GTGGCACACACCATTGTCCGTGACGACCTGCAATCTTTACAAGAATACGGTAACCAGAGGCAACAGTATATTCGGGACATGATTGAAAAGAAAAACCAGCGCCGTGTACGTCTGGCCCCAGATGTATCGCTGCTGTTTGAAAACAAAGATACGGTTCTGTACCAGATACAGGAATTGATTTTTGGTGAAGACTTGGAAAATGAATCCGAAATTGCAGAGTATATCGACATATACAGCCCCATGCTTCCTGGCGATAACGAGCTCTCAGGCACCCTGTTCATTGAAATGGACAATCAAGAGAAACTTGAGGAAATGCTCGCACGCCTTAAAGGCATTGAAAATCATCTATACATGCAGATTGGTAATGAGCGAATACAGGCGGTGTTCGAAGAAGAACACGATGACAGGGAGTTCACAACCAGTGTTCATTACCTCAAGTTCCCCTTAACTCCGTCTGCCGCTAAAGCTATGACTTCGGATACAGGCGTTGTTGTGAAGTTGGTGCTGGATCATCCGGAGCTGCAGGCTGACATGAAACTTGACCCTGCAACGATTGCCAGCTTAGGCAAAGACCTGCAGGCATAA
- a CDS encoding rubrerythrin family protein: MGELKGTKTAENLKVGFAGESQANRRYLYFAERADEEGAVDVANLFRSIAKGETKHAFGHFDRIRLHGEGDPVTGYPVQTSREMLESAIAGETYEYTEMYPGFAKSARDEGFDEIGEWMEVMAKAERVHAQRFQRLLDSLGETV; encoded by the coding sequence GTGGGAGAACTAAAGGGAACAAAGACCGCAGAAAATTTGAAGGTTGGGTTTGCAGGTGAATCTCAAGCCAATCGTCGCTACTTATACTTCGCTGAGCGCGCTGACGAAGAGGGCGCAGTAGATGTCGCAAATTTATTCCGCAGCATCGCCAAAGGTGAAACGAAGCACGCATTTGGCCATTTTGACCGGATTCGTTTGCACGGTGAAGGCGATCCCGTTACTGGCTACCCGGTTCAAACCTCCCGTGAAATGTTAGAATCCGCGATTGCGGGGGAGACTTACGAGTACACAGAAATGTACCCTGGATTTGCGAAGTCTGCTCGTGACGAAGGCTTCGATGAAATCGGAGAATGGATGGAAGTCATGGCGAAGGCGGAGCGCGTGCACGCACAGCGTTTCCAACGGCTCCTTGATTCTCTAGGCGAAACCGTCTAA
- a CDS encoding Fur family transcriptional regulator, translating to MAPSRNLDNTAEKPDVSGLLKDAGLRITPQRSAILELMQSLAGEHFSAQQVYESIHTTHPSMSVATVYKTLRSLTEAGLIREIRNGDGASLFDGNTEPHHHMVCRKCGKRIDFYVPANVLNLDDAASHARFRLEEVHIELTGLCSDCAAQ from the coding sequence GTGGCACCATCAAGAAACTTGGATAATACTGCAGAGAAACCGGATGTATCCGGACTGCTTAAAGATGCTGGACTGCGTATTACTCCGCAAAGGTCTGCCATCTTGGAGCTGATGCAATCCCTTGCCGGAGAACACTTTTCCGCACAACAGGTCTATGAATCCATTCATACTACACATCCAAGTATGAGTGTAGCGACAGTGTATAAGACCTTGAGAAGTCTAACGGAAGCAGGGCTTATTCGGGAGATTCGAAACGGTGACGGAGCAAGTTTGTTCGACGGAAACACTGAGCCTCACCACCATATGGTGTGCCGAAAGTGCGGCAAACGGATTGACTTCTACGTTCCCGCAAATGTATTGAATCTTGATGATGCAGCCTCACATGCGCGTTTTCGGCTGGAAGAGGTGCACATCGAGTTGACGGGCCTGTGCAGCGACTGTGCAGCTCAGTAG
- a CDS encoding YeeE/YedE family protein — translation MATTESQILNLESSPKSVPSGTDRKIQSPGVFITLALFAIGFVFLLQTVSLTQAVLYLIAGVLGVGLYHARYGFTTSYRNFIVAGRGAGLRAQMVMFLIANLLFLPIILHGTFFGHSVSGYVFPVGISVLAGSFMFGIGMQLGDACASGTLYHTGGGDARGVLTLVGFVVGSVLGTVNFTWWMSTPHFQPVSFVKSFGAVGGLLFNALLLAMVYFITAAVEKRRNGNVDSIRMKQPFSMRTIFRGPWSWVAGSVVLAVGNAAVLLLSGRPWGVTSAFAMWGARIAQAMGIHVTSWGYWQLRPHALSLQHGLFHDVTTVLDIGIILGSLLAAGLAGRFPRPYFRQFPVRMLAAVFVGGVLMGYGARIAFGCNIGAYFAGIASFSLHGWEWLVGGMLGSVVGVLIRPVAALSNQVKQ, via the coding sequence ATGGCCACAACAGAGAGTCAAATTCTGAACCTGGAGAGTTCTCCGAAATCTGTGCCCAGCGGTACAGACCGCAAGATTCAGAGCCCTGGAGTCTTCATCACATTGGCTCTATTTGCCATAGGATTTGTATTTTTGTTACAGACAGTTTCACTGACTCAGGCGGTACTGTATTTGATTGCAGGGGTACTTGGCGTTGGCCTGTATCATGCACGATATGGTTTTACCACCTCCTATCGTAATTTTATTGTGGCAGGACGTGGAGCCGGATTACGAGCTCAGATGGTCATGTTTCTCATCGCCAATCTGCTATTTCTGCCCATCATCCTTCATGGCACATTTTTTGGTCACAGTGTGTCCGGGTATGTATTTCCTGTCGGGATCTCGGTGCTGGCGGGATCGTTCATGTTTGGCATCGGAATGCAGTTAGGCGATGCCTGCGCTTCCGGTACCTTATACCACACAGGCGGCGGAGACGCCCGCGGGGTACTCACTTTGGTTGGCTTCGTTGTGGGGTCAGTCCTTGGTACAGTCAACTTTACCTGGTGGATGAGCACCCCTCATTTTCAACCTGTGTCGTTTGTGAAGAGCTTCGGTGCTGTTGGGGGTTTGTTGTTTAATGCCTTGTTGCTGGCCATGGTTTACTTCATCACGGCAGCGGTTGAAAAACGACGGAATGGCAACGTGGATTCAATTCGGATGAAACAGCCTTTCTCCATGAGGACAATATTTCGCGGCCCTTGGTCGTGGGTGGCAGGCAGCGTTGTGCTGGCCGTAGGAAATGCCGCAGTGTTGCTGTTATCGGGGAGACCGTGGGGTGTCACGTCCGCTTTTGCAATGTGGGGTGCCAGAATTGCACAGGCCATGGGAATTCACGTTACGAGCTGGGGCTACTGGCAATTGAGGCCGCATGCACTGTCTCTTCAGCATGGTCTGTTTCACGACGTTACGACTGTGCTTGATATTGGAATCATCCTGGGATCGCTTTTGGCCGCCGGACTGGCCGGGAGATTCCCCCGGCCGTACTTTCGCCAGTTTCCTGTCAGGATGTTGGCGGCTGTATTTGTTGGCGGTGTACTCATGGGATACGGTGCTCGGATTGCGTTTGGCTGTAACATCGGTGCCTATTTTGCCGGTATTGCCTCCTTCAGCCTGCATGGATGGGAGTGGCTCGTTGGAGGCATGTTGGGAAGCGTAGTCGGTGTGTTGATTCGGCCGGTGGCTGCCTTGTCGAACCAGGTCAAGCAATGA
- a CDS encoding sporulation protein Cse60, translating into MDFVRPKTGISVTVRTFTSSSSEDMDAKVNEFLKRLEPHNVRDVKVSTTDGNLFVASVIYVQKD; encoded by the coding sequence ATGGATTTTGTAAGACCTAAGACGGGAATATCAGTTACAGTAAGGACCTTCACATCCAGTTCGTCTGAAGATATGGACGCAAAGGTGAATGAATTTTTGAAACGGCTGGAACCTCACAACGTTAGAGATGTTAAGGTATCAACGACTGACGGCAATCTATTTGTAGCTTCCGTCATTTATGTTCAGAAGGATTAA
- a CDS encoding RNA polymerase sigma factor has product MSFKKSSFRAFRSWNSFRSESNPKTWLFSIARNYMFDLLRKKRREREFMDKYIPVSVQAGEEVSIETMMILEESLHQLKTAYREMFVLRHVEGLSIQQTARVLGCSEGKVRTTDYRAIRRLRELMATDAQEANFNSE; this is encoded by the coding sequence ATGTCGTTCAAGAAGTCTTCGTTTCGGGCATTTCGTTCTTGGAATAGCTTTCGCAGTGAATCGAATCCCAAGACATGGCTGTTTAGCATCGCCAGAAATTATATGTTTGATTTATTGCGCAAAAAACGCAGGGAACGAGAGTTTATGGATAAATACATACCAGTATCGGTTCAAGCCGGGGAGGAGGTATCCATTGAAACGATGATGATTTTAGAAGAGTCGTTGCATCAACTCAAGACAGCGTATCGCGAGATGTTTGTGCTTCGACACGTCGAAGGGTTATCGATTCAGCAGACAGCACGAGTTTTGGGATGCTCAGAAGGGAAGGTTCGTACCACAGATTACAGAGCGATTCGTCGATTACGGGAGTTAATGGCGACAGATGCTCAGGAGGCGAACTTCAACAGTGAGTGA
- a CDS encoding RNA polymerase sigma factor, whose protein sequence is MTHQDESRKEVAQLFCIYANDVFRYARLTLGNHTDAKDVVQEVFVSGISFLE, encoded by the coding sequence ATGACTCATCAAGACGAGTCCCGCAAGGAAGTTGCACAGTTATTTTGTATCTATGCAAACGATGTGTTTCGCTATGCCAGACTCACGCTTGGTAATCATACAGATGCGAAGGATGTCGTTCAAGAAGTCTTCGTTTCGGGCATTTCGTTCTTGGAATAG
- a CDS encoding GNAT family N-acetyltransferase, which translates to MEFDCVTLRERPELETDIGHLHHQFPQFILGGDRTSRKHWRNLYRYYPEFQFTLCDSNGSVAACGHAIPLQWDGDVEHLPSGYDGVLEDGFESLNQRRTPNTLCALAAVTSPKYKSVGLSYQIINTMKYLAKMYDLQTLIAPVRPTWKGKYPLTPMEKYVRWIRNDGSSFDPWIRVHFRLGGSYLCVAQYSMTVTGSIREWEDWTNMSFPETGQYVVPQAFNPVEIDLQNDNGLYIEPNVWINHKVQ; encoded by the coding sequence ATGGAATTTGATTGCGTTACACTTCGAGAACGACCGGAGTTGGAAACTGATATTGGACACTTGCATCATCAATTTCCTCAATTCATATTGGGAGGAGATAGAACCAGTCGGAAACACTGGCGTAATCTATATCGATACTACCCAGAGTTTCAGTTTACGTTGTGTGACTCGAATGGTAGTGTCGCAGCCTGTGGTCACGCCATTCCGCTTCAGTGGGATGGGGACGTTGAACACCTTCCTTCTGGCTATGACGGTGTTTTGGAAGATGGATTTGAATCTCTAAATCAGCGGCGTACACCTAATACTCTGTGTGCATTGGCGGCGGTAACCTCTCCAAAATATAAAAGCGTTGGATTGAGTTATCAAATCATTAACACAATGAAATATCTGGCAAAAATGTATGATTTGCAGACGTTGATAGCACCAGTGCGCCCAACGTGGAAAGGTAAATACCCTCTCACGCCGATGGAAAAATACGTGAGATGGATTAGGAATGATGGCTCATCCTTTGATCCTTGGATTCGGGTACACTTCCGATTAGGTGGCTCGTATCTTTGTGTTGCCCAATACTCTATGACAGTAACCGGGTCGATACGGGAGTGGGAAGATTGGACTAATATGTCTTTTCCCGAGACTGGGCAATACGTTGTTCCACAAGCATTCAATCCCGTTGAAATTGACCTGCAGAATGACAATGGTCTATACATTGAACCTAACGTGTGGATTAACCATAAAGTGCAATAA
- a CDS encoding N-acetyltransferase, translated as MLFESEYLYVDDISQTEISAVVQVYNSNRDFLVKHMRTDSVTAQCVFDELESMRKLGFTSCKVTAKDTNRIVGIIDFKVDEESYLSLLMIHTHYANRGLGKQVYEAFEEYASFRGSKQIKLDVVTSYTDKVLSFWTRNGFHKSEDISLNWNGAILPAVTMLKSL; from the coding sequence TTGCTTTTTGAGTCAGAATACCTCTATGTAGACGATATAAGCCAAACTGAGATATCGGCAGTTGTGCAGGTGTATAATTCAAACAGGGACTTTTTAGTAAAACATATGCGTACTGACAGTGTTACAGCGCAATGCGTCTTCGACGAACTGGAATCCATGAGGAAGCTAGGATTCACTTCCTGCAAGGTCACTGCAAAAGATACAAACAGGATCGTTGGGATAATTGACTTCAAAGTAGATGAGGAAAGCTATCTCTCCCTGCTTATGATCCATACGCATTATGCCAATAGAGGGCTTGGAAAACAGGTTTACGAAGCATTTGAAGAGTACGCCAGTTTCAGAGGCAGCAAGCAGATAAAACTAGATGTGGTGACCAGCTATACCGATAAGGTATTGAGTTTTTGGACTAGAAATGGATTCCATAAATCTGAAGATATATCACTGAATTGGAATGGTGCTATATTGCCAGCAGTGACCATGTTAAAAAGTCTTTGA